Proteins encoded together in one Bradyrhizobium sp. PSBB068 window:
- a CDS encoding SDR family oxidoreductase: protein MTRPSNAPRRTLLLTGASRGIGHATAIRFSSAGWRVITLSRHAFPEVCPWGAGPEDHIEVDLGSHDDTVRAISEIRQRLDNDELHALVNNAAISPKAVGGGRLGTMDTDIETWTHVFHVNFFAPVMIARGLIEELKHARGAVVNVTSIAGSRVHPFAGAAYATSKAALAALTREMASDFGRVGVRVNAIAPGEIDTSILSPGTEKIVDQQIPMHRLGTPDEVAKIIYVLCTETSSYVNGAEIHINGGQHV from the coding sequence ATGACCCGCCCATCCAATGCACCGCGGCGCACGCTGCTCCTGACCGGCGCGAGCCGCGGCATCGGCCATGCCACCGCGATCCGGTTTTCATCCGCCGGCTGGCGCGTCATCACCCTCTCGCGGCATGCGTTTCCGGAGGTTTGCCCGTGGGGCGCCGGGCCGGAAGATCACATCGAGGTCGATCTCGGCAGCCATGACGACACCGTGCGCGCGATCTCGGAGATCCGGCAGCGGCTGGACAATGACGAGCTGCATGCGCTGGTCAACAACGCCGCGATCTCGCCGAAGGCGGTGGGCGGCGGCCGGCTCGGCACCATGGACACCGACATCGAGACCTGGACCCACGTTTTCCACGTCAACTTCTTCGCGCCGGTCATGATCGCGCGCGGGCTGATCGAGGAATTGAAGCACGCCAGGGGCGCGGTGGTGAACGTCACCTCGATCGCCGGCTCGCGCGTGCATCCGTTTGCCGGCGCGGCCTACGCAACGTCGAAGGCGGCGCTTGCGGCACTGACGCGCGAGATGGCATCGGACTTCGGCCGCGTCGGCGTTCGTGTCAACGCGATCGCCCCCGGTGAGATCGACACTTCGATCCTGTCGCCGGGCACCGAGAAGATCGTCGACCAGCAAATCCCGATGCATCGCCTCGGCACCCCCGACGAGGTCGCCAAGATCATCTACGTGCTGTGCACGGAAACGAGCTCCTACGTGAACGGCGCCGAGATCCACATCAATGGTGGCCAGCACGTCTGA